In the Nitrospirales bacterium LBB_01 genome, one interval contains:
- a CDS encoding class I SAM-dependent methyltransferase: MEKYSCYKREVCRVCGSVNMEEVLQLSPTPIGDAYIPKDKLRQFQQLYPVEVCLCTDCSLSQLIYVVSPELLFVEHSIHEMSVSVGLTEHFTAYAAEVVDFIKPPADALAVDINCNDATMLGAFRNLKMRVLGTEPSTVVSQKGKENAIEILNEFFSVELAKKIKIEKGAATIVVCNKFANFDNLDGLMDSVKTLLSPDGVFVFEAVYVSDLLEKNLFELIYHEHLNYFSVKPLKQLFKKHGMELVRAQRLPFKSGTIRGFVKFKGTPPEPCVDEMIQQEEKDQIHSPVVYEKLREMIKHIKTQLLQLLWGLKAEGKTIAAYGASVTSTTLIYNLEFAGIVDYIVDDNPKRHGLYSPGHHIPVYAPAVIYEKKPDYVVILAWRYADTIMKHNTQFTQMGGRFILPLPEIVVTTTPIFAGGLNRTKTVE, from the coding sequence ATGGAGAAATATTCTTGTTATAAAAGAGAGGTTTGCAGGGTGTGCGGCTCTGTAAATATGGAGGAGGTCTTACAGCTCTCACCGACCCCTATAGGGGATGCTTATATCCCAAAGGATAAGCTCCGGCAGTTCCAACAATTGTACCCTGTAGAGGTATGTTTATGCACAGATTGCTCATTGTCTCAACTCATATACGTTGTTTCTCCTGAGCTTCTATTTGTAGAGCACAGCATACATGAAATGTCTGTCTCTGTCGGTCTTACAGAGCATTTTACAGCGTATGCGGCTGAGGTGGTGGATTTTATAAAACCTCCGGCTGATGCCCTTGCGGTGGATATAAACTGTAACGATGCAACTATGCTTGGTGCATTTAGAAACTTAAAAATGAGGGTGCTGGGCACTGAACCCTCCACTGTGGTGTCACAAAAGGGTAAGGAAAACGCAATAGAAATACTAAATGAATTTTTTTCCGTTGAGTTAGCTAAAAAAATTAAAATAGAAAAAGGAGCGGCAACAATTGTAGTTTGCAACAAGTTTGCCAATTTTGACAATCTTGACGGCTTAATGGATAGTGTAAAGACGCTTCTATCACCCGACGGGGTATTTGTATTTGAAGCCGTATATGTTTCAGACCTCCTTGAGAAAAACCTCTTTGAGCTTATTTACCACGAGCACTTAAATTATTTTTCTGTAAAACCTCTTAAGCAATTATTCAAAAAACACGGCATGGAACTTGTTAGAGCGCAGCGATTACCGTTTAAAAGCGGCACAATCAGAGGGTTTGTGAAGTTTAAAGGCACACCGCCTGAGCCTTGCGTCGATGAGATGATTCAACAAGAGGAGAAAGATCAGATACATAGTCCTGTGGTGTATGAAAAGCTCCGGGAAATGATAAAACACATAAAAACACAACTCCTTCAACTGCTTTGGGGTTTGAAAGCAGAGGGGAAGACAATAGCCGCCTATGGCGCATCAGTGACGTCAACAACGCTGATTTATAATTTAGAGTTTGCCGGTATTGTAGATTACATTGTTGACGACAATCCAAAGCGGCATGGTTTATACTCTCCCGGGCACCATATACCTGTCTATGCTCCGGCAGTAATTTATGAAAAAAAGCCCGATTATGTAGTAATTCTGGCATGGCGATATGCCGATACGATAATGAAACACAATACGCAATTTACCCAAATGGGCGGCAGGTTTATTTTGCCGCTGCCTGAGATAGTGGTGACGACGACTCCAATTTTTGCCGGCGGCCTCAATAGAACGAAAACCGTGGAATGA
- a CDS encoding WbuC family cupin fold metalloprotein — protein sequence MAIVSRVSAGVDLASRFQYVNDEVFYAPERIVSVDRADVEALKAQALKNPRRRARLCAHHSVDDTLHEMLIAHAKDIYVRPHKHINKSESFHIIEGELSVMLFNEEGGIVSVIEMSPQNCFFYRLSESAFHTVVPTSDMVVFHETTNGPFNRSDTMFAPWSPEENDVQGQKTYMETLRAMRNEV from the coding sequence ATGGCAATAGTCAGCAGGGTTTCTGCAGGGGTGGATTTAGCTTCGCGGTTTCAGTATGTTAATGACGAGGTGTTTTATGCTCCCGAGAGGATTGTCAGCGTTGACAGAGCCGATGTTGAAGCGCTCAAAGCGCAGGCGCTGAAAAACCCAAGAAGACGCGCAAGGCTTTGCGCTCACCACAGCGTTGATGATACCCTTCATGAGATGTTGATAGCACACGCTAAAGACATATATGTCAGACCGCATAAACATATAAATAAAAGCGAGTCGTTTCACATAATAGAGGGCGAGCTGAGTGTTATGCTTTTCAATGAAGAGGGTGGCATTGTAAGCGTAATTGAGATGAGTCCGCAAAACTGTTTCTTTTACAGATTGTCGGAAAGCGCTTTTCATACTGTTGTTCCGACATCTGACATGGTAGTGTTTCATGAAACTACAAATGGCCCTTTTAATCGCAGCGATACCATGTTTGCGCCATGGTCGCCGGAGGAAAACGATGTGCAAGGCCAAAAGACCTATATGGAAACTCTAAGGGCAATGCGCAATGAAGTTTAA